Part of the Bdellovibrionales bacterium genome is shown below.
TCGGCAAACTTTATTTTCACCTTGCCCATTGGAGAATCAGCAATCCATTCCCCATTTACAATTTTGATGGAACCGCTCAACCCAGTAGCCCATTTGGGCAGATTCATAGGATTTGAAATGAACTCGTACACGTCATTGAATGGCCGAGAAATTGAAATACTGATGTTTTTGGCTTCAAAAGTGTCCATCGTCCCCACCCCATAAAAAAGCCCGAAAGTGACCGGCGGCCAAGCCTTCGGGTTCAACGTTTTCGTCCCCATTCTTCATTTCTGAATTTGCCGCAATAGAGAGGCGGCCAGAATCAACTTACTAAAATCCGTATCAAATTCCCAAAATCGAGTTGCGAGAACTCCGGGGGACGACCCGGGTTCTCAAACTCTGAAGGTGGTGGAGGTGATGTAAACCCCCTATATTCAATAACTTATAACGTCTGGGCATCACTTGGGCAACAGGAGATGTTTTTTAATTAGCATTTTCAGCGTGTCCGTTAGTCAGCTCCAAAAAGATATCATGTCGGAAAAGGTTGACATATCGGAAATTTCCGACATATTATCTTTTTATGCAGCAAGTAGATGTATTTTCAGCCCTCGCAAATCCAATCCGTCGGGAAATTCTTATTCAACTAAAGAAAGGTCCGCAAAACGTAACGAAGATCTCGGAATGTTTCGAGGTGGGCCGACCCGCTGTATCTGAGCATTTACAAGTGTTGAGGCGCGCGCTCCTTGTCAAAGAAGAAATTCGAGGTAGAGAGCGCTTTTATCATATTGATCCAAGGCCTCTTAAAGAAGTTCAGGATTGGATGAATGTTTTTGAACGTTATTGAAATACCCACTTAACCACTTTAAATGAATTACTGTATAAGGAGTAAAAATGACCACGACTGAAAATAAAATGACAATTGAGCAATTCTATAATCATCCGCCCAGCGCCGTCTGGAAATGCCTAACAGTACCTGAACTACACGCTAAATGGTGGGCCGCTGGCGATATTCGGGCCGAGGTCGGTCATAAGTTTGAACTTGAAATGGGCGCATGGGGAAAACAAAAGTGCGAAATTCTCGTGGTGGAAAAAGAAAAGCTTCTCAAATACATTTTTGCAGCTGGTGTTCTTGATACAACAATATCTTTCGAACTTTCTCCTGATATCAACGGGACAAAACTTAAATTTACTCAAGAAGGATTCAATCTCGATAATCCAGCCTCTCGACAGGCCCTTGAAGGCATGGGACGTGGATGGCCTGGTCTTTTAAAAAATATTGATCGCACTCTTCATATGCACGAGTCACAGGAACGAATTGAAAAGAAAATTTTGTACAATGTGCCGCGCTCTCGCGTCTGGAAAGCAATCTCTAATTCAAAGGAGTTTGGTTCATGGTTTGGGATGGAGCTGAATGGACCCTTCAAAGCGGGCCAAACTATTTTCGGCCAAATCGTTCCGACAACTGTCGATCCAGAAGTCGCTAAACTGCAAGAGCCTCACCGAGGAAAAAAAGTAGAACTGTTTGTCGATCAAATTGAACCAGAGACAAAATTATGTTTAAAATGGCATCCGTTTGCAATGGATCCGAATGTTGATTATTCAAATGAACCCATGACGTTGATCACTTTTCTTCTTGAAGAAAAATCAGCGAACCAAACTCAACTGACAATTACCGAAGAAGGTTTTGAAAATCTGCCACTTTCTCGTCGTGCAGACGCGATCAAAGCCAACGATGGAGGCTGGGCACATCAAATGATTTTACTACAAAAATATTTGAATAAATAAAAGTTCACCACGCAGTCAGTTGAGGCGTAAAAAACAATCCCTACTTATTGTAAGTTATTGAAATCATTTATGATTTTTTAATTGGTGGAGGCGGGGGGAATTGAACCCCCGTCCGTAAGTGCTCCACTGTAAGGCGCTACATGCTTAGTCGATATTTTTAGTGGAACCAAAGTACTTCTACCGACAAAATTACTTCGGCCCCTCCCCCAGAAAATTTAGATTAAAGGCCCTGGAGAAAACAGCCCTTAACCGAGGTAACTACAGTGACATCTCGCAGCTAGTGTTACCAACTAACTGGTCGACGTTGCAGCTTAATTAGGCTGCAAGTGCATAGTTGTCGTTAGCAACTAAAAAGTGCTCGTTTTTACGAGGTCCACGAGCGCCCCGGCATGCTCCTTAAGCTTCACTACCCACGTCGAAGCCATGTCGCCCCCAATTTGGAGTTTAGCGTCAACTTTCTTAGAGAGTGTCCTCAAGAGAGATGGTGAAAATTATCATACATTCCATTAATTGTCGACAAACCTATTTTCCTAAATGTAGGTAAGGGAATGAATGAGTTTCCAGAAAAGGAAGGTGTTACGTTGAATTACATCCAATCTTCTTCGCGACCTAGCTTTATTTATGGCACTGCCTGGAAGGGTGAAGCCACGGCAGACTTGGTTAAATTGGCTCTATCTGCTGGGTTTTCAGCGATCGACACGGCCAATCAAAAAAAACACTATCGTGAGGACTATGTTGGATTGGCCCTTAAGGATCTATTTGATCAAGGTTTGGAGCGCTCCAGTCTGTTTTTACAGAGTAAATTTACTTTTGTGCAAGGTCAGGATCATCGAATTCCTTATGATCCTGATGCTTCATTTGCGGAACAAGTAAAAGATTCTTTTCAAAGTACTCTATCAAATTTGCATGCCGATTACCTGGATTCCTATTTGCTCCACGGGCCTCTTTCAAGGAATGGCATGACCGATGGCGATTGGGAGGTTTGGCAAGCAATGGAAGCTCTTTACGATGACGAAAAGACCCTAGCAATTGGACTCAGTAATGTGAGTGGGACGCATCTACGGCAGGTGATCGATTTAGGAAAAGTGAAGCCCAGTTACGTACAAAATCGCTGTTTTGCAGTCCAAGGCTGGGATCACGAAGTGAGATCTATCTGCAGAGAGAATGATATTTTGTATCAGGGATTTTCTCTCCTGACAGCAAATCAGCAGGTTCTTGAAGATGCACGAATCCAAATGCTTGCAGATCGTTATGAAGTGACCCCTCAACAAATCATTTTTCGTGCTTCTCAACAAATGGGAATGATTCCTCTTACTGGGACTTCAAATGAAAAGCATATGCGGCAGGATCTGAGCTGCAGCGAATTTGAACTGAGCGATTCTGAAATCTTTCTTGTCGAAACCATATCAGGATAGGACTAACTCTCAAGTAACACTTTCCGACGTTTTGGGGCAAAGAGAAGATAAACACAGGGAACAACAAGAAGAGTGCAAAAGGTGGAGAACAGAACTCCACCTATCACGGTAAGAGCCATGGGAATCCTCGTCTCGGCGCCAGGCCCAAGAGCCAGCGCTGCCGGAACAGCGGCCGCCACAGTAGCGATAGATGTCATCAGAATGGGCCGCAATCGGACGGGGCAAGCCTCAATTAAGGCTTTTTTCAAATCGAGACCCTGATCCCTTTGATGATTGGTAAATTCGACGAGCAAAATTGAATTTTTCTTAACAATACCCATCGTCAGCAAAATGCCAATAAGACTGTATACGTTTAAGCTTTGGCCCCCCAAGACCAACGCAATCAAAGAACCAATGAGACCAAAGGGAATGGCCAAGAATACGATCCACGGATCAGTAAAAGAATTAAATTGACTCGCAAGGACCATATAGGCAACGACCAAGCCCAAGACCATGATAAAAATAGTATCCCAGAGTTTTTTCTGAGGAGTTTCAGAAAATCTCACGGAATACCCCTCAGGAAGAATTTTCTGGGCAACCTCCTTGATTTGATTAACAGCTGTTCCTTCTTTCACGCCCTGGGGTAAGGACGAGTCTACGCGAACTCCGCGGATTCGATTCTCGCGATAAACAAATTGGGGAGACATAGAGGGCTTTAAATCTACAACTTGTTCCAAAGGAATTATCTCTCCTCTGTTGTTTCGAACGGACAGGTTTTGAATTTGCTCAATCTGCTGGCGATCCTTCTGTTGAAGCTGCACAAAAATCTGAAATCTTTGGGAACCTTTCGTGTAGCTGGCAGGGGCTATGCCACCAAAAGTTGAGTTAATAACACCGGCAACCTCCGCAATTTCAACCCCGGAGCGAGTCGCTTTCGCGCGATTAGGTATGACTTGGATTTCAGAAATACCAGATGCATCATCAGAACGAATATCTTGAAGAAATCCCAACCGCTCGAATTCGGCCTTCAGTGTCTCATACAACTGAATCTGCTGACTTGGATCTGGTCCGCTGATCGAAAACTCAACGCCGTTACCCCTTCGTCCTCCCAAATTTGAACCAAACCGGTCTCGAAAAAAGAATCTGATCCCACTGATGGACTTGGATTTGGTCCGCAATTCCTCAATGACCTCCGCCTGGGATTGCTTTCGAGCTCCTCGCTCTTTTAATACCACCATTGCGTTGCCTTTGTTTCCTTGCCCGCCCTGGCCAAAGCCACCCACGCTCACAAAGACTCGGTCGATAGAAGGGTGATTGAGAGCAAGGTCCTCAAACTGGCGCACCCGCTCATCCGTGTAACTCATTGATTTTCCGTTTGGAGCTTGAAAGGAAATTGAGATAACGCCTCTGTCTTGCGCTGGCACAAACTCCATATCCAAAAAGCGAAAGAGTCCTAAAGATCCAATTACGAGGAAAATCGACCCAAGAGAAACCTTCCATGGGTGATCGAGGACCTTGTCCAAAGTGGCCGCATAGAAATTTTGCAAGGAAAGCATGATCTGCTCAAATTTCTTTCCAAACCTCGTTGTTCGCTCACCGATGTTCAGCATTTGTGAACATCGCATCGGCGCCAGAGTTAATGATTCAAGACTAGAAAGAGCAATCGCAACTGAAATTGTGACCGCAAATTCAAAAAAGAATCGACCTTCAATGCCCTTCATGAAAGCGATAGGAGTAAAAATAGCAATGATTGCCAAGCTTGTGGCTACGACAGCAAAAGTGATCTCACGGCTGCCCTTGTAGGCGGCATTGACTCTGTCAAAACCCATTCGGGCGTATCTCACAATATTTTCCAATACAATGATCGCATCATCCACGACGACGCCGATAGCCAGTGCAAGTCCAAGCAACGAAAAAGTATTCAGAGTAAATCCCAGCTGATTTATGACAATAAAGGTCCCAACAATAGAGGTCGGTATGGCCAGTAAAATATTTGCCGTTGCTGACCAAGATCCTAGAAAGATCCAACAAACGAGCGAAGTGAGGAAGGCGGAAAGAAGAAGAGTGAAAATCAATTCACTTACGCTCTCTCGAATGAACTGAGTTCGATCAAACATAACTTCCAATTTGATTCCATCAGGCAAATTTTTCTGAATGACAGAAATTTTCTCCTTGACCCGGTCAGAAGTCGCCACCGCGTTGACCCCGCGCTGTTTGCTAATCGCCATATTCATCGCCTGGCGGCCATTGATGCGAGAAATCCGACGAGTATTTTCAATACCCTCGTAGACATTGGCGACATCTTTCAGCCTTATGGGAACAAAACTGGGACTTCCTCCGCGACGACTGATAATCAAGTTTCTGAAATCATCCACGTCAGAGATTTCACCCATAACCCGGATGACGTCCTCGTTGTCCTTATACTCCAACTTTCCGGCGGGTAACTCCTTGTGCTCGCGGCGGATACTTTCCACGATATCCTGAGACGTCAACTGAAACTGAGAGAGCTTTTTTGCGTCAAGATCGACTCGCAGCTGAGGCTCATGATACCCATATCCTCGAACCTCAGCGACCCCATCAATCGTGGCAAATTGATCAACGATTTGGTCTCGAAAGAGAATGTTCAGCTCACGAAGTGATAATTTTGGTGCGACCAAAGAGAGATAAATGATTGGCTCATCATCTGCATTTGCCTTCGAAACTGAGGGATTATCGACTGAGTCTGGCAATTGACTTTGCGCTCGAGCTAGCAGAGTTTGAACCTCCTGCAAAGCGAAATCAATATTTCGGTCCAACTCAAATTCAAGACTGATGCGTCCCCCATTTCTTTCTGCAATCGAGTCCATGTGGCGGATCCCAGACATCGAGACAAGGACAGCCTCTACCGGATCGATCACATCTTTTTCGACGACTTCAGGGGTCGCTCCATCATAAATGTAGCGAATTGTGACCGTAGGAAAATCGACATCTGGATTTTCATTGATACCCATTTGGCGAAATGACAAAAATCCAAAGAAAATCAAACTGAACATGAGAACCCATGCCAGCACAGGTCGACGAATTGAGATCTCTGATAAACTCATGGCCGAACACCCTTGGACCTAAGATATTCAAAATAAATCATTTTGGGCTCAAACTGAACACGATCGTAGGATCGTTTGATCTTGAGATAGTCATCGAGAGATCTGAGAACTTCCAAATCTGAAACAAGACCAGATTGAGATTCATTGATGTTTTCCTGATAACTTCTTTCTGCCATCTCAACAGCCAAACCAATTTTTTTTATTTCTTCCATTTTTGCGACTAAGGAGTTTCGTAATCTTTCAGTGATAGAAAGCTGATTTCTCTTCGCATCGGCGAGTTCATAATTCAACTTTTCTGCCTCTAAAGTTTTTTCACGCACCGCTGCTTGAGTTGTTCCACCGCCATACAATTCCCATTTGGCTATCAGGCTGACATCCCACTGGGAGTCCTTCAGAGTTCCAGTCCGATCAAGATAGTAGTTTCCACTCAAATCAATTTGAGGCCAGTAATCACCCTTTGCAGCATTGACCTCAGCTCTCGTCTGTCCAAGAGAGCTTTCGATGAGTTGGGTCTGTGGACTTGCTTCCAACTTTTCTGACTGACCTGATAAATCCAGTTTGCTATACCAATCCTCACTCAAGGGATCTTCGACCGGACTCCATTCTCGAAGGCCGGTTTGACGGACAAAGGTTTCTTTAGCGAGAAGAATTTTTCCCTGAATGGACTGAATTTCAGCTGACAAATTGGCCAGCTGGCTTTCAGCAGTAAACAATTCGGATTTTCTTGAGCGTCCAATTTTTACTCGCGAACGAAGATAGGAAACTCGTCGTTCGAGTATGCGTTCTTGTTCTTTGAGAGTTTGATCTTCTTTGTTCAGAGACAATATCTCGTACATCGACTTGGCTAAATCAGTGTAGAGATCAATTTCGGTCTGGATTCTGCTCCATTTAGAAACCTCTGGGTAAAATTTTGCAGCCTCCAGCAAGTGGTATTCTCCTCCTCCTTGAAACAATGGTTGAGTCAAATTCAAATAAACACTGTGCTGGTGCTTCTCGGTAGAGCCTGACGATGAGGAGGAAGACGAAGAAGATCCTGCATCCCCACCTCGCAAAAGTTGAGAGGTGAACAATGACAATTTTGGTCGAATGGATCCAGTGACCAGCTGTTGACGAACACGACTGCCTTCTTCATTTAATATTTGGTTTCGCAGGAGGCCTGTATTTCCCTTTGCTGATTCATAAGCCTCTCTCAAGGTAATTGCAGGTGTTTCCGGAGAAAAGAAAAAAATTCCTATTAGAAACAAAGAAAGTGAAACACCCATACTGAGTATGAGTGTTTCACGCGATTATCCATTTGGCAACTTGGTATTAAAAGCTCTGACTTGTCGTTTGAGAGAGCCCGCAATTGTAGTCGAATGTGAAAAAGATGGTGCCATTACGGCCTCCAAAGACACTGGAATCGCCACCAAAGGAGGCTGAGTGAGTGCTTTCGTTGTAGGACCATCCGTTATTTATGAGTGCTGTCTGTCCCTTGCCGCTGCATGAACCAGGTGGATTTGCAGGACCGTAATTCTGGTTGTATTCAAAACAGCCTTTTAGGGTGCCAACTGAAGGAGGTGGAACATTGTAAACTTGCAAACCACCGGTGCCTGCATAAAAGTTCGGATAATCAATTGTAAATGACGCTGTCTTGGGGCTTTCACCAGGGGCCTGCATGGTGGCAGTAAAAGTGCCCGGGCACCATCCAACTTGGTAGGGGCGAACTTCATATTTCCAATTGAATCGGCCGGAACCCGCAGATCCGGTTGATGTCCAGTCTCGCATGTTAGGGAGACCTGGGTCGCATGAATTCGTCCCAGGAGTTAGACACCAATTGGTGTTACTTGGAAAATTTTGCGCCGATCCAGAAATACCGACATTGTAGGGCCCACTGACGAACGAGAGGCTTGAAACGGGAGGATTATTTGTTCCGCCACCGTTACCGCCTGGATCTATTGGCGACAGGGGCTGATAGTTCTCTACAAATCCAATAGATCGTCCACCGGTAAGTCCCACAACAACGGCTTCAAGTTGAATGTTGCTTCCCGAACCCGAGCCCGCGCTCGCTGTGGCGGCCCGCAAAGCTGCATCGATTGTGCTTTTTGAAACGGCAAACTGACTTAACAAGTTTCCTGTGTTGAGGCAACCCTGTTGCGCGAGGTGAGAGTTCACATCTGATCTTGCGACTGTGGTCGTCGTCATGATGGTTACGTTTCGGGACTTTTCCCCTCTTTGAATGGCCCTGATCTGAATATTTGTTGCAACTTGTCCGTATTCAAATGCCCATCCTACACATTCGGTATCATTGCATCGTTCAAAAAAACCTTGAAGTAGTTCAGCCCCTTCACATTTTTCACGAGGTAGAGATGGAGGAGGAGGGGGGTCTTGAGGCTTTGGATTGACTTTAATACTTACGGAAATTTTAACGTCATTGGAAGACCGATCCTGGCCTTGATCTAATCCGTCATCAAACCACTGGAACTTGATCTCACAGGAATACGGGGTCGCACTTGGTGGCAAGCCCGAAACAGGCTTGTCTCCATCTGCATGATAGGAACAGGCTCCCGTTCTGTTATCACAGCCTCCACTCACATTCAAAAAGGACTGCATGTTTTTAATATATCCACCAAAGACTTCTTGATTGCATCCGAAACTCTGCAAGCGATAGCCAGAATTACTTCCACTGCTACCTGAGGATCCCCAATTGAAGGACCACGAGAGATTTGTGGATTCATCCTCGCGAATCTCGGCCTTTCCAAAGCTCATGTTGCCTTCAATATGATCTTTATTCACGTTGCCGTTTTGAGATCCAAATAGGTCGGCACCAAGATTACCATTCTGGCTCAAAGAATTAAAATCAAGGGTTTTCATTTTACCGCAATTGGAATACGCAATTGTGAGAAGAAGAGAAAGCGA
Proteins encoded:
- a CDS encoding SRPBCC family protein, which encodes MHESQERIEKKILYNVPRSRVWKAISNSKEFGSWFGMELNGPFKAGQTIFGQIVPTTVDPEVAKLQEPHRGKKVELFVDQIEPETKLCLKWHPFAMDPNVDYSNEPMTLITFLLEEKSANQTQLTITEEGFENLPLSRRADAIKANDGGWAHQMILLQKYLNK
- a CDS encoding winged helix-turn-helix transcriptional regulator, which translates into the protein MQQVDVFSALANPIRREILIQLKKGPQNVTKISECFEVGRPAVSEHLQVLRRALLVKEEIRGRERFYHIDPRPLKEVQDWMNVFERY
- a CDS encoding efflux RND transporter permease subunit, whose translation is MSLSEISIRRPVLAWVLMFSLIFFGFLSFRQMGINENPDVDFPTVTIRYIYDGATPEVVEKDVIDPVEAVLVSMSGIRHMDSIAERNGGRISLEFELDRNIDFALQEVQTLLARAQSQLPDSVDNPSVSKANADDEPIIYLSLVAPKLSLRELNILFRDQIVDQFATIDGVAEVRGYGYHEPQLRVDLDAKKLSQFQLTSQDIVESIRREHKELPAGKLEYKDNEDVIRVMGEISDVDDFRNLIISRRGGSPSFVPIRLKDVANVYEGIENTRRISRINGRQAMNMAISKQRGVNAVATSDRVKEKISVIQKNLPDGIKLEVMFDRTQFIRESVSELIFTLLLSAFLTSLVCWIFLGSWSATANILLAIPTSIVGTFIVINQLGFTLNTFSLLGLALAIGVVVDDAIIVLENIVRYARMGFDRVNAAYKGSREITFAVVATSLAIIAIFTPIAFMKGIEGRFFFEFAVTISVAIALSSLESLTLAPMRCSQMLNIGERTTRFGKKFEQIMLSLQNFYAATLDKVLDHPWKVSLGSIFLVIGSLGLFRFLDMEFVPAQDRGVISISFQAPNGKSMSYTDERVRQFEDLALNHPSIDRVFVSVGGFGQGGQGNKGNAMVVLKERGARKQSQAEVIEELRTKSKSISGIRFFFRDRFGSNLGGRRGNGVEFSISGPDPSQQIQLYETLKAEFERLGFLQDIRSDDASGISEIQVIPNRAKATRSGVEIAEVAGVINSTFGGIAPASYTKGSQRFQIFVQLQQKDRQQIEQIQNLSVRNNRGEIIPLEQVVDLKPSMSPQFVYRENRIRGVRVDSSLPQGVKEGTAVNQIKEVAQKILPEGYSVRFSETPQKKLWDTIFIMVLGLVVAYMVLASQFNSFTDPWIVFLAIPFGLIGSLIALVLGGQSLNVYSLIGILLTMGIVKKNSILLVEFTNHQRDQGLDLKKALIEACPVRLRPILMTSIATVAAAVPAALALGPGAETRIPMALTVIGGVLFSTFCTLLVVPCVYLLFAPKRRKVLLES
- a CDS encoding TolC family protein, which translates into the protein MGVSLSLFLIGIFFFSPETPAITLREAYESAKGNTGLLRNQILNEEGSRVRQQLVTGSIRPKLSLFTSQLLRGGDAGSSSSSSSSSGSTEKHQHSVYLNLTQPLFQGGGEYHLLEAAKFYPEVSKWSRIQTEIDLYTDLAKSMYEILSLNKEDQTLKEQERILERRVSYLRSRVKIGRSRKSELFTAESQLANLSAEIQSIQGKILLAKETFVRQTGLREWSPVEDPLSEDWYSKLDLSGQSEKLEASPQTQLIESSLGQTRAEVNAAKGDYWPQIDLSGNYYLDRTGTLKDSQWDVSLIAKWELYGGGTTQAAVREKTLEAEKLNYELADAKRNQLSITERLRNSLVAKMEEIKKIGLAVEMAERSYQENINESQSGLVSDLEVLRSLDDYLKIKRSYDRVQFEPKMIYFEYLRSKGVRP
- a CDS encoding aldo/keto reductase encodes the protein MNEFPEKEGVTLNYIQSSSRPSFIYGTAWKGEATADLVKLALSAGFSAIDTANQKKHYREDYVGLALKDLFDQGLERSSLFLQSKFTFVQGQDHRIPYDPDASFAEQVKDSFQSTLSNLHADYLDSYLLHGPLSRNGMTDGDWEVWQAMEALYDDEKTLAIGLSNVSGTHLRQVIDLGKVKPSYVQNRCFAVQGWDHEVRSICRENDILYQGFSLLTANQQVLEDARIQMLADRYEVTPQQIIFRASQQMGMIPLTGTSNEKHMRQDLSCSEFELSDSEIFLVETISG